GAAGCTGCCTCAGATTGAAGGGTCATTAGATGAGGCTTTAGAACAAGTAGATGCAAGGGATAGTAACAAATTCATGAAAAGCAGATGCTACTCACTTGTGGGTTTTTAAGGAATGCTAATGGAAATTGCTGCACTGTAAGAGCCAGTGTATAAGCTTTTACTTAAAACGgctgaagaaaaaagaggatGGCATGTGATACTGTCTTCTTTTAAGTGCTGTAAGGGATCTAGAGAAATGCAAGCCACCAAATCTGACACCTGTGGCAGGCAAACAGCAAAAGCCATAGTAACAGAATAGTTGCAAGGAGAGACACAGACTGAGGGGAGAATTGGCAAAGTTTTGCAGTGAGAACCTATGAAGCTGTGCTCCACCACCTTCTGACAGCTTCAGAGGAAACTGTGAGGCTGCAGATGAGAGCAATCTGCTCAGTATGATCTGCTCAGCTTCTGGAAAGCCTTTAATAACATCTGTCACCAAGGACCCATTAAGAAGCTAATCCTGGCATGGGGCAAGAGGGAAGACCCTCTCATGAGTCAGCAACTGCATAAAGGATGGAGAGACGAGGTAAGGATAAATCATCCATTCTTCACAGTGGAGAGAAGCAACCAAGTGCATCTTAGAGGAATCATGGTGGGGCCAGTATTCATCCACAGACCTATGAGTCAGACAAATGACTGATCTGCTGGTGGTACCAGTTTATTCAAGGTAGTAAAATGCAAACTGCCTCAAGGAGCTGCAAAAACTATCTCATGAGTTTGCTCAAAGTAACAGCAGATGAAAATCAGTGTAGctaacagcagagaaaaacaccTGTCTGACCTGGGAGAAAGACTGCCTCACTGTCCAGCCTCAACAATGCCTCTGAAACAGCTACTACCGCTCAGGACAGGTATCTTGGAGCTAGGTTGCCACTTAAATGCTTATTAATGACTATAAAGCATTTTAACATATTATGAAGGGAAGAGAGATCATAAagtcatagaatagtttgggttggaagggacattagagatcatctagttccacctcctggcatgggcagggacaccttctattAGACCAGATTGCTTAaagccccatctaacctggcctcGGAGGCTTCTAGGGATAAGGCACCCACAATCTCtagacaacctgtgccagggcctcaccaccctcatagtgaAGAATCTCTAATCTAATTTCaccctctttcattttaaagcaattcctccttttcctatcactacatgcccttgcaaaaagtctctctccaaaTCTCTTGTGAGCCCCCTTTAGGTATtggaaggtgctgtaaggtctccccagggctgtctcctctccaggctgaacaaccgcAGCTCTCTCAGGCTATGtacataggagaggtgctccagccctctgaccatcttcgtggcctcctctggactcactccagcaggtgCACATTCTTCTTATGTtggggtccccagggctggatgcagcactccaggtggggtctcacgacagcagaggggcagaatcacctcccttaaCCTGCTGGTCACGCTGCTTCGATGTAGCCAAGGACACAGTTGGCCCTCTGGGCTGcgagtgcacattgctgggtcatgttgaGCCTCTCCTCAACCaacacccccaggtccttctcctcagggctgctctcagtccaTTCTCCACCCAGCCTGTATTTCTGTTTGGGATTgtcctgacccaggtgcaggaccttgcacttggccttgttgaacttgaCAAGGTTTGCACAGTCCCACCTCTCAAACCTgccaaggtccctctggatgacatCCCTACCCTCCAGCGTGTCCACTGCACccctcagcttggtgtcattgGCAAACtcactgagggtgcactcagtCCCACTGTCCGTGTCACTGACAAAGATTTTAAACAGCACCAGCTCCAATACTGACCCCTGAGAAATGTCTTCCCTTGGGACACCAGCCCCTCCTCGTTGGCAAGAGCAGGGTCCAGCACAGCACCTCTCCTTGCTGGCTGCTCTATCACCtggagaaggaacctcctggaTAGCTTATGCTTTACTGTGCTGTCCCCCCCAACAGATATGTCCCCACGAGGATCAGGGCTTGTGAAAGTGAGACAATTATGTATTATGTAAACCAAGATTCTTCAAGGTGGGAAAGGAAAGTCTGAGAGGGAGTATGGTGGAACTTTATAAACTCAAAAAGGGCCATGGAGAATGGGCCATGGAGTCACTACCTCTCATAACATGCAGGAAAGGGGCATCAGATGATCTTTTCAGGTTCAAGACAAAGATGAAGGCAACAAGCTCTGCTCCTGGACAAAGAAGTTTCTCCCTTTACAGAAACTGTTTTCACAGGATGTTGGGGAATACAGAAGCACCATACATGTTTTTAGAAGCAAGTCAACAACTGTGTGGAAGATAAATCATCTGAAACACTAAGCTACCCCTCAGGTGAGGAAGACCCTAGACCAGAAGTGGCTGTCCCCCCTGCTGGCCATGAGCAGAGCTAGGACATCAGACTGATGAGCTTTGTAGCTGAACCTATTCTGACACTTTATCAACCAGACAATTTTTAGCAGTAGATTAGAAGAAACGCCATCACCCTGCAGAGAAGACGTGCACAAGCACAGCTTTGGTTTCTTATGGGGCTATGATCACCCTATTAGCATTAGTAGTGTTTCTTGCTCCAGGATAAGTTACACTGTTTGCTATTTTTAAGCTTAAAATaaagattaagaaaaaagagCCCATTCTTATGTtctttttccatgtatttttatgttctgTGTTAGCTCAGGACAAAGCTGCAGTTTGACAAGCCCTATGCCAACACTGCtgccaaaagcagcagctctgccctctcATACCACTGGAAAGGACAGATGGGGGGGGACGAAGGGGGGAATGCAAAATTAGCCTTCAGAGCCTAGAAAAAGAGGACAAGGCTGCTGAAGGCAGGGCTGGCTTAGGCTGGTCCCAGGCGCTTATTGACCTATAATTTAATTTGGTTATGTTTCTTCTGACAGCTGTCCCTTGCAAATGGTAACTGTCCTCATCCCCCCTGAGAACAGCAGGAGTTGGCAGCCATGGCTGAATGTGGCCTTTCTTGGCCCTGTCAGGCCATcccaaattaaagaaaatcccTTGCTTATGAAAGGAAACACTACAAAAATGATCTTTGCTCCATTATTAGAACTTTATTTATCAGTtaattttaataactgaaatTATTGAAGGATTTTGAATGGTTTTATAACTCTATGGACAAAAAAGCTAGACAAAAAAGGATGATAACACTCTCAAGTGAGCCATTTAAGATTTAATGAGTCGTTTAATCACTCAGAGTCAGACCTGTACTTTGACGGTAAGATCCAATTTTAGGGAGTGATTATCTTCAGACACATCAAAGGGCTTGAACTGCTGATGGGAGTGTAAAGCCCAACAGAGCCTCTGCCATGAAGTGAGAGGGTCTGGGCTCTGGTGACTCAGCTTTCTTACAGCAGAGGAGCTTGCTCATGTCCAGTTACAGACAAATTTTTCTTTAGAGTGTTTATCTAGTCTTAAATGGCTCTTCTATGAAACTGATGCTGGTGTTATAATCCTTGTTGGTTTGTCTCCAATTTATTAATATCAGATGTTGTAAGGAAAGCAGACAGTGTTGTTAAGTAGAAAAGGGATGTTGCATTCCCAAGCCCACTCTGAAAGGTCCTCTCCTGTAGAACAAAGGCCGTATCAATGTTGCTgtgtgggggaggaggggaggggctgggggaaaaTCATTGGTGTCTGAGAGCAAAATCTGAGGgccttgaaggaaaaaaaagagatttgcaAACAAGTGTAAGAGAAGATGCACGAAACTGTAGCTCATGTGGGGCAATATTAGGAGAAACTAAGTTCCCTGAGGTGCAATGTGAGCAAATGCAGTGATCAGTATAACAGACCTGCTCTTAAAATCACACTTGCCTGGTCACTGTGTGTGAGAGTGAACTAACACTGCTTTCTGTAACAGCTGACCTGAAGCACTGTAATGCAGCACtgtgtggggttttcttttccttctaaatCATACAGACAATGATAAAATTTGTTAGAAAAATGGCAGAAGCAAGGGCAATTCTAGATTAGATTTGGTACAAGCGGAGATAACTGATTTTTACTGAATCTGAGCCTACTGCATCAGCTACCCTTTAGATGAAGATGCAGAAATGCTAAATTGATGTTATTTGTATTATACCACACCAATCTGATCCCTATTATGTGAAGAGTATTTATGTACCTTATCTTCTCCTTCACAAGAGGCTAGGACAAATACCCAGGGCAGAAACAACGCCAGATGGAGGAGATGATCAGCTGGACTAATACTTGGATCAACACATCATGTCTTTCCCAGGCGGCAGAAGATACCACTGAGCATCTGCACTGCAACAAGCTGTTGACTTAGTTCCCTTCCATCCAGTAATGGAGTAAAAGCCCAAGCTGCTACTAGGAGATGCAGCACTAGCTGTAAATGGAAAAGGAGCCTCTGGGATTCAAAGCTTGGCCCTCGATGaggagccctgcagagcagaaatGTACTCTCCCACCAGGTGAGCAGCCTCATTGGCTGTGCCCCTGTGCACTGAAAAGCCACCTGCCCCATGCCCATAGTTGTGGACCACTGGGAGCTTAACTCCTCCTTGGCTCAAAACCTCTCTCTGCACTCTCACACACTGCCTGGATGGCCTCAGGCCCACCTTCACCTCGATATTGTGAGCTCCCTGCAGTGAGGGCTCAAGGGAGCAGCATCTGTCAAAGATGTCTCTAGTAGTGCCAGGGTCAGGGGAGAGACTCCAGCTCCCCTTTTCCCTGGTtccccccagtgtcaccctgtgcatccctgggtAGATGTAAGTTAAGCCATCCCCATCCCGGATGAAGTGTTTCACCCACGGAGCATGAACCTTCAGTACTTGTCCCCTGacagggaagagctgcttgTCCCCCACCAGCTGGTGGGCTCCCATGCCTGTGCAGTTGACAACAATGTCATATTCGCTGTGCAGCTCCCACAGATCTGCTACTTTCCTGGTGTACATCTGGGTGCCAGTTGCTTTCAACCTGCAAAAAGACTCCAGAAATGAGGCAGAAAAGAAACCCCTAAGCCCTTTTGCTATTATTATGAACATTAAGTAAATGAGATATGTTGCCTTTGCCTTTACATACTGATCAGAACCAAACAACAGAtgggacaaaaagaaaagaaaatgccatgGGGGTTCTGTTTGTGATTTGTCTGATTTGACCAAAGGTATTTTTTAGCCTGGTTGGGCTGGAAAAAGTACAGCAAGTTGAGCAGTTTTAGAGAAGGGTCTGGCATCAGACCCTAGGCAAACATTCAGGTCCTCATGGTCTCGATTCATTTCTGTAACAGTACCAAGCTTTAACAACCCAAGCAAGCTGGGAAACAACAAATTTATTTACCAACTTGCTCATGCTAGTGGCAGAGCTATTGTAGTACACCCCTTTTAATGTGCCTGTTATGTGCTGTCACATTCATTCCCAACTCACCTCCTGAGCCACGTAGCCATCTAGTGCCATGTGCCAAGCCCTAAGATCTGCACTAAGGCTGAGTAGATGTGGCACAGGACCCCCAGTGAACCCATAAccttctggagcagcagccagagtCACCAAGGATGGCTCAGAGCACTAAACATGCATGTCTGCTCTTCAGTGAAAGTCACCTCTTCTTGAGGTTCACTTTTGAGCTCAATTTCAAGCCAAATCCTCTCCTGAACTTGCCTGAATTTTGAAGCCCTTCCCTGTGGAAAATCACTGGTATGAGATGGAGTCACTGCACGCTGTCAGCTGGATCTCGTTGCTGGGGGTTTTCACTGGGGGTTTTAGCATAAGCAAATCAGGAGACAGGTCTGTGATGCACTAAGTGGAAAATCCCATCCTCTGCAACATTCTAGGAGCTGGCAAAGTCATCAACCTCACTATAAAGGCAGTGGTTTCCCACAAAGCAGTGAGTTAGCCAAGAATCCAGGGCATAGTTGATACTCTGGGGCCTGATGTAGCAGGGCACTGAAGCTGGCTGGGAAGAACAGGGGAGACCTcgtgcagcagctgtggctgggcAACTTGTAGGGAGAGGTCGTAAGTGTTGTATTTGGTACTCTGTCATCATGCCATAAAAAATACACCAATGAAAAAACCTGTTGAAAACTCCTAATTCAGGCaattaagcaggaaaaaattccagaagTCTATTTTTGGAAAAGCAAGGTGAGCACAACAACAATTTTCCTTGTGGATTGCCAGGAGACTGGTCTATAAATACTGCTCAGGTCACTAGGGGTTTGAGAATTAGTTACATGTTTAATATTCTCTCACTTCTCATCaccatggagaagaaaaaaataaaagagcttGATCACTTCATTAGACTACATCCTTTGAGAAATAAGAAGACTACAGCAGGAACGAGGAGGGAGCAGAAATCACATGGCAGATACTAAATGGGTTGTACAACTTAGCTGTCCTGCAGCAGAAATTTGCTTCAGTTAGGCAATGAAACATGACAGAGCATGTGTACCGAGTAGATGGCACAGACCTCACATGGCATTGGTGCCACAGGAGAACCCCCAGCCCGCCTGGCTGCTACAAGAAATGCTTTTTCACATTTTGCAGTGTGATGAAAGGCATCCAGTAACCAGCTGAGCTGGCAATTTGTCCCTTGTTGTCAGTACACATCTCTTTACTTAACCCCAAATCAGCTTGCAGCCTATCGCTTTCTCTCAAGCAGATACAGCCATTTGCTCACTTTAGAGGTACTTATTTGGATTAAAAACTTATCCCAGGTGTCAAAGCCTTTTTAGATCTGCATCCTGTCTCTCCTACAGTTCTCCAAAATCCATGTATTTGGGGAAAACTTAGAAATTGGCAGATTTTCTAACTTTGATGTCAATCCAGGCATGAACTCTGAAGCCACAACTCCTCAGAGTGAGTGCATCACCCATCTTATGCAGCCAAATATTTTCAAGAGATTTGTTACAATGGTGCTGTttaatgttttggggtttttttcacctaATTGGATTAAGAAATTCCTccaatttttgaaaaaatttgaGATTAATTGGTTCAGCTACTTCGTAAGTGCAAAGTCTTGACAGTAAGATACCTTCGTAGACATGCTTATTCTCTCAGGGGCTGGATGTCTCTTCAAAAACAGAGGGATATTATTTGGGAAGTTTGGCAAATGTGGAGCAGCCAAATGTTTTCTCAGAACATGGCAGGTTCCTGATGTACCTTCAAGGTCTGGCTGGCCAAGCATGGCCCCTGTGGCTACGCTGGTCCTATACCCAGGGACATTCACACTCCAAGCCCCACTGTACAGACACACTGGGAGAAAGGGGACATTGCGTAAATGGGGCCTTTCACATTTTAGGAAAGTTGGGTATTTATTTCCTGTACTTCTCCCCAAAGAAGAGCTTGTTGTATTTTCCCCAGTGAAAACCAGCCTTTTTCCAGTTTTGCTCAAATCTAAGGCTCTCAAGGAGATCCTGTCTTGCCTCCAGTCCTTCTGCCAGGGTTTCCCCCTGCATGTCCAGCCTTCAGCAAAACCAACCTtttctccagccacagcagGTATGGTGGACAGTCACATTTCAGTGTTGTAAAGGCCTGACCAAATCGGTGCTGCGGGAACTTTTGGAGTTCTGCTTCGGACATTGGTCGAAATCCCAGCACAATATCTGACCAGAAAGGTAACTCTTCCTTGGGAGTGCTTTTAAAGACCTGCCACctaaaaagagacagaggaaaagacGGAAAACTTCACTGCTAATGCTCCGCCATGTTATGTGTCATGGCAATCTTAGCACAAACCCAGGAGCTCAGGAACCTGTTTCCTCCCATCAGTCCAGTTCTGCAAGGTTAACAGCAATGGGGAAACattgctgcctgctcctgcagtACCTGTCTGGGCAAACAGGCAGGGGGTTGGCATAGCTGAGCTTAAGGGTAGCACACCAGGGTAAATAAACTGCAAAGGGCCCTTCCAGCAATAGTGTATGTACAGAGTTCCCTCAAGCAGTGTCCCCACCACAACTGCAGACACCTGGCTGGACCTAGTGGGGTCACTTGCACACCTGTTCACCATTCCTTGGGTATCCACAAAGCTACAGAGTGTTCAGTCTCAATACTCCCAAGAGGCAAATTTCTGTGTATGTCATAGGCAGCATAAAATACCCGCAACACACAGCCCACAACTGAATCCCTGTACCTAGCTGCTGAAGCTGGAGGATGCTGCAGTCCCATCCCTATGAAGATGACCCCTGCTGCAAACAACTGGTGGGTGACAGTGTGGAAAACATCAGTAGTTAAAAGATATTTGATGCTGTTCAGACTTGAGTGGGCTTTCTGTGCATACCTATGCCTGACTTTTGCCTAAAAGTACATAATAGGGGAGCAGCTACAATGCAGTTTCTTGGGAATATGGACATAAAAGCTATTCCTTGAAGGGAATATCCCTGAATTCTAGCAAGGAAAACCTGTCTGCCTGCTCCAGAACACAGCACAAATGTACCAAAAGTTGCCCTGGGGGCTGTTCTTACCCAGAGACCAGGTGAATGCCAGCCTCTGATGCCTCGGCTGAGTTGCTGATGGTAAAAAGGTAAGTGAAGGTCTCTTTGAACCACTGCTTCTGCCTGTGGATTGGTGTGTCTGCATGTGAACAAAACCAAACGTGCAGAGAGGAATAATGCAACGAAGAGAAGAATACAAATGAGTGTCAAGGATACGGGACAGACAGGGAACACAGGTCAAGGCACTTTTCTTCCTGAGCCTCTACACATCATTCCACACCTGGACACAGCTGCATGAGGTGCCATGGGCAGTGCTGCCCTGAATTAAACAAACCTGGGTAGGTGTGAGGGATGAGCATCCCAGCTGCCACATCACTCGTTGTGTTGGGGCTGAACTGGTCCGAAAGGACCGTCACGGAGCAGCTGGGACAAGTCTCTGTGATGCACAGCGCTGTGGACAGGCCGATGACTCCTGCCCCCACCACAGCGACCTTGGGTGAGGCCATCTCCAGGATGCAGAGACAGAGGAGAGAGGTTGCTACCTGCATTTGGAAACAACATATCACATGTCACTATTATCCAGGGCGAGTATCAGGCTATGAAACACCCACACGAGATGTAACATAACCCCCCTCCC
The DNA window shown above is from Corvus hawaiiensis isolate bCorHaw1 chromosome 3, bCorHaw1.pri.cur, whole genome shotgun sequence and carries:
- the DDO gene encoding D-aspartate oxidase → MASPKVAVVGAGVIGLSTALCITETCPSCSVTVLSDQFSPNTTSDVAAGMLIPHTYPDTPIHRQKQWFKETFTYLFTISNSAEASEAGIHLVSGWQVFKSTPKEELPFWSDIVLGFRPMSEAELQKFPQHRFGQAFTTLKCDCPPYLLWLEKRLKATGTQMYTRKVADLWELHSEYDIVVNCTGMGAHQLVGDKQLFPVRGQVLKVHAPWVKHFIRDGDGLTYIYPGMHRVTLGGTREKGSWSLSPDPGTTRDIFDRCCSLEPSLQGAHNIEVKVGLRPSRQCVRVQREVLSQGGVKLPVVHNYGHGAGGFSVHRGTANEAAHLVGEYISALQGSSSRAKL